The following coding sequences lie in one Niabella agricola genomic window:
- a CDS encoding YciE/YciF ferroxidase family protein — MTQTKSGRTMSTGKRPEQQSANNAPEMQHSEFHRFFVDELKDIYWAEKHLAKSLPKMQKASNSEDLAAAFEKHTRETETHVTTLEKVFGLLNEKASAQKCEAMQGLLEEAEAVISDTESDTFTRDAGLILAAQKVEHYEIATYGTLHAFAAQMGHTAVAKLLQQTLDSEKATDVALTSIAESFVNEQAVAE; from the coding sequence ATGACACAAACAAAATCAGGAAGGACCATGTCCACCGGGAAACGTCCGGAGCAACAATCTGCAAATAACGCTCCTGAAATGCAACACAGCGAATTTCACCGGTTCTTTGTAGACGAGCTCAAAGATATTTACTGGGCTGAAAAACATTTGGCAAAATCGCTCCCAAAAATGCAGAAAGCCAGCAATAGTGAGGATCTGGCTGCTGCGTTTGAGAAGCATACAAGGGAAACAGAAACACATGTAACCACACTTGAAAAAGTTTTCGGGCTCCTGAATGAAAAAGCCAGCGCACAAAAATGCGAGGCCATGCAGGGGCTTCTGGAGGAAGCAGAGGCGGTCATTTCCGATACCGAAAGCGATACCTTTACCAGGGATGCAGGGCTCATCCTGGCCGCACAGAAAGTAGAGCACTATGAAATTGCTACTTATGGCACCCTGCATGCTTTTGCAGCGCAAATGGGACACACAGCGGTTGCGAAATTGCTGCAACAAACACTAGACAGTGAAAAAGCAACCGATGTGGCGCTAACCAGTATCGCCGAAAGTTTTGTAAATGAACAGGCCGTGGCTGAATAA
- the ku gene encoding non-homologous end joining protein Ku — MKAIWTGAIGFGLVNIPVKMYAATEESSLDLDMLDKKDLSNIRFKRVNEHTGKEVDWENIVKAYDYEGKYIVLDKADFEKAMPEKTKLLTIDQFVKAEEIDSILYEAPYYLEPQKGGEAAYGLLTEALKKTGMAGVGTFVLRNKEALGVLRFYEDLLLFQRIRYAQEVRDSKELNIPKRTIKPSELKMATALISQLSQSFDISAYKDHYTDELLKIIRSKAKGKKITKPKMKVVYNKSKDLMEQLKASLAASKTKKVS, encoded by the coding sequence ATGAAAGCGATATGGACCGGCGCCATTGGTTTTGGCCTTGTAAACATTCCTGTAAAAATGTATGCTGCTACGGAAGAAAGCAGCCTGGATCTCGACATGCTGGATAAAAAAGACCTCAGCAATATCCGTTTTAAACGAGTAAATGAGCATACCGGTAAAGAAGTAGACTGGGAAAACATTGTAAAAGCCTACGATTATGAAGGCAAATACATTGTACTGGATAAGGCTGATTTTGAAAAGGCCATGCCGGAGAAAACCAAATTGCTGACGATTGATCAGTTTGTAAAAGCAGAAGAGATCGATAGTATTCTTTATGAAGCTCCTTACTACCTGGAGCCGCAGAAAGGCGGAGAAGCTGCATATGGCCTTTTAACTGAAGCATTAAAGAAAACAGGAATGGCCGGTGTGGGCACTTTTGTATTGCGCAATAAAGAGGCCCTGGGAGTGTTGCGTTTTTATGAAGACCTGCTGCTTTTTCAACGCATCCGGTATGCACAGGAAGTAAGAGACAGCAAGGAATTAAATATCCCGAAGCGAACGATCAAACCATCGGAACTCAAAATGGCTACGGCATTGATCAGCCAGCTATCCCAATCATTTGATATCAGCGCTTATAAGGATCATTATACCGATGAACTGCTGAAGATCATCCGTTCCAAGGCAAAGGGCAAAAAAATAACCAAGCCCAAAATGAAAGTGGTTTACAACAAATCCAAAGATCTTATGGAGCAATTAAAAGCCAGTCTTGCTGCCTCAAAAACAAAAAAGGTTTCATAA